In the genome of Methylocystis echinoides, one region contains:
- the folE gene encoding GTP cyclohydrolase I FolE gives MAKPTQADAERAVRTLIEWAGDDPDREGLIDTPARVVRSYRELFSGYGSDPREYLQRTFAEVGGYDELVVLKDIRVVSFCEHHMLPVTGRAHVGYLPANRVVGISKLARVVHGFARRLQIQEKLTAEIAGAIQDILQPQGVGVVIEAEHNCMTLRGVNTTGSKLTTSSLLGVMRDDPRTREEFLSLVRGG, from the coding sequence ATGGCGAAACCAACCCAAGCCGACGCTGAGAGGGCGGTGAGAACGCTCATCGAATGGGCAGGCGATGACCCCGATCGCGAGGGGCTGATCGATACCCCGGCTCGGGTCGTGCGATCCTATCGTGAATTATTCTCCGGCTATGGAAGCGATCCCCGCGAATACTTGCAACGCACTTTTGCGGAGGTTGGGGGATATGACGAACTGGTCGTGCTCAAAGACATCCGCGTCGTCAGCTTCTGTGAGCATCATATGCTGCCGGTGACCGGCCGCGCCCATGTTGGTTACCTACCGGCGAATCGTGTCGTGGGGATCTCAAAACTCGCGCGCGTCGTGCACGGCTTTGCTCGCCGGCTGCAAATCCAGGAGAAACTCACCGCTGAAATCGCGGGAGCGATACAGGATATTCTTCAACCGCAGGGTGTCGGCGTCGTGATCGAAGCCGAACACAATTGCATGACTTTGCGCGGCGTCAATACGACGGGATCGAAGCTGACGACCAGCAGCCTGCTCGGCGTTATGCGGGACGATCCGCGCACGCGCGAGGAATTCCTGAGCCTTGTGCGCGGCGGATAA